The sequence TTGTTACTACAATCTTTGTATTGTTAGCACAATTTGCTACTTATAAGAAGATAGACAGATTAGATTTTATAGAGGCATTAAAAACTAGAATTTCTTAAGGGGGCTAGTTTAATGAAAATAGTTAAATTTATCTTAATAGGTATCATTGTTATTATAATAGCTGGAGCTGGACTTTATGTAGGAATAAATAAGAAGGAAGTTGGCGCTCCTACTTACACAGTTTCAAAAGGAGAAATAGAAAAGTACGTAGAAGAGACTGCAACAGTTAAGTCGGACAATCAAAGGAAGATATATTCTAAAGGCTCAGCAGAGATATTAGAGTTAAGTGTAGAAGTTGGAGATAAAGTAAATGAAGGAGACGTAATTGCTAGATTAGATACAGAGAATATAGAGCTTCAGATAAAAACTCTAGAAGCTAAGCTAAAGGCTTTACAGGCTACTTATAGAGAGGCAGTAAAGCTTCCAGAAGAAGAACTGATAAATAAGGCAGAGGCCAATGTACGTTCAGCCAAGATTGCGGTAGATGAAGCAAAAAGGAATGCAGAAAAGAGCGAAAAATTGTATAAAGAAGGAGCTATAAGTAGCGATGAATACCAAAGGGCTCTAGATAACTTAAAAATACAACAGGAATCATTAACGATAGCAGAAAATGAGCTACAAGCTCTTAAGAAAGGACCATCAGACAATATTAGAAAACAATATCAAGCACAGATAGAGGAATTAAAGTATCAGCTTAACCAGTTGAAAAAGACTAAACAAGATTACCTAATAAAATCACCTGTTGACGGAGTTGTGTTAGAAAGGTTTGTAGAAGTGGGTGGATTTGTACAACCAGGTATGGCTATTGTTGAAGTAGGGAATATAGATAAATTATATGTTGAGACTGATATATTAGTAAGTGAGATAGGTGATGTAAAAGTAGGAGATTTAAGTTTTGTCTATAGTGAGGATTTAAGCTTACAGAATTTAAAGGGGAAAGTGAGAAAGATTTATCCTAAGGCTTTCAGTAAATTGTCAGATTTAGGTATAGAGCAAAAAAGGGTAAAGGTTGAAATTGACTTAGAAGAATCAACTGAAAAATTAAGGGTTGGTTATGAAGTAGATGTTAAGATTATCACAGATAAAAAAGAAGATGTGATTGTAATACCAGATACAGCAGTAGTTGAATTTGAAGATGGGAAATATGTGAATGTGGTAAAAAATGATACTACTGAACAAAGAAAGATAGAGGTAGGAATAGAAGGAGAAGATAAAGTAGAGGTTATTGCTGGGTTAAAAGAAGGGGAAGAGATAATAATTAAATAAAATTTAAAATTGAAAATGTAAAATTATTATCGAAAAGCGAAAGGCGAACAGAGAATAGCCTAATTCTTTCTAAGAACTAAGAGCTGACTAAAATGCTACTAACTAAAAAAGCGTCGTCAGACGCTTTTGTTTTTATGTATTTATTACTAAATCCAAAAAATAAAGTTAAAATTAAAATAAATCATTGAAATCATATCCTATATAAACTACAATATTAATAGACGTATAATACTATATATATGTACACAAAATAAACATACCACAATATAAAGGGGCTGATTACTTGATTACTAGGGTTCAAAAGAGAAATGGAGACATAGTAGACTTTGACGTAAATAAGATTGAAGAAGCAATATTTGCAGCAGCTAGGGCAGTTGGGGGAGATGACAGACAAGAAGCGAAAAGACTAGCGGAAATGGCAGAAAATATATTAAAAGAAACACATGGAGTAGGGATTCCTACTGTTGAGGATATACAAGATGTAGTAGAAAAGGTATTAATAGAAGAAGGACATGCTAAAACAGCTAAAGCTTACATATTATATAGACAAAAACATGAAGAATTAAGACATGCCAAGAACTTATTTATGGATGCAGAAAAAATGATAGATGAATATGTATCTTTAGAAGACTGGAGAATAAATGAAAATGCTAATATGGGCTTTAGTTTGCAAGGATTAAATAATCATATAGTAGAGTCAATAACTAAAAAATATTGGTTAAATAAGATATATAGAAAAGAACTTAGAGATGCACACATTAACGGGGATTTGCATATACACGATTTAGGATTATTAGCACCATACTGCTGTGGTTGGGATTTAGAAGCATTATTATACAAAGGCTTTAAAGGAGCGTCAGGTAAAATAGAGTCACGTCCTCCTAAGCATTTACAGTCATTTTTAGGACAAATAGTAAACTGGTTATATACATTACAGGGAGAAGCGGCTGGAGCACAAGCAGTAAGTTCATTAGATACATATGCAGCACCATTTATTTATTATGATGGTCTTACATATGAAGAGGTTAAAAAGATAGTACAGAGTTTCGTATATAACTTAAATATCCCTACTAGAGTTGGCTTCCAAACACCATTTACGAATATAACATTAGATATAACACCTCATCCTATGTTAAAAAATATGAATGCAATAATTGGTGGAAAATTAATGGACAAAACCTATGGAGAATTCCAAAAAGAGATGGATATGTTCAATAAAGCATTCTGTGAAGTAATGATGGAGGGGGATGGAGCAGGAAGAAGCTTCAGTTTCCCAATACCAACCATTAATATAACTAACGACTTCCCATGGGACTCAGAAGTGGCAGATTCTATAATGGAAATGACTAGAAAATTCGGTACACCATATTTCGCAAACTTTGTAAACAGTGATTTAAATCCAGAAGATGTTAGAAGTATGTGCTGTAGATTGAGATTAGACAATAGAGAGCTTAGAAGAAGAGGTGGGGGATTATTTGGTGCTAATCCACTTACAGGTTCAATCAATGTTGTAACTCTTAATATGGCACGTATAGGGTATTTAGCGAAATCAGTAGAAGACTTCAAACGTAGAGTAAGAGAGCTTATGGAGCTTGCGAAGGAAATTTGTGAAACTAAGAGAAAAGTTCTTGAATCATATATGGAAGCTGGACTTTATCCTTACTCAAAGTTCTATCTACAAGGTGTTAAGGAAGCAGAAGGTGAGTACTATAAAAACCACTTTAGTACTATCGGCCTTAATGGTATGAATGAAGCTTGTTTAAATTTATTAGGTAAGGATATAACTACAGAAGAAGGAAATGAATTTGCTATTGAAATAATGGAATTTATGAACAGAGTTATACGAATATTCCAAGAGGAAACAGGAAGTCTTTGGAACTTAGAAGCTTCACCAGCAGAAGGTGCTTCATATAGATTTGCTAGATTAGATAAAAGAATGTATCCTAAGATTATTACTCAAGGTGACGAAGAACCATATTATACAAATTCAACTCAATTACCAGTAAATCATACAAAGGATGTATTTGAAGCAGTAGAATTACAAGACAAATTACAGTCATTATATACTGGAGGAACTGTATTCCATGGATTCATAGGAGAAGAAATAGATAGTGTAGAAACAGTAAAATTATTAATCAAAAGGGTATTTGAAAACACTACATTACCGTACTTTACTTTAACTCCTACATATAGTATATGTCCGGACCATGGATATTTAAAAGGAGAGCAGTTTACTTGTCCAGAATGTGGTAAGCAAACAGAAGTGTGGACTAGAGTTGTAGGATTCCATAGACCGGTACAATCATGGAATAAAGGTAAGAAAGAAGAGTTTAAAGATAGGTTAGAGTTTGATGTAGACCATAGTTTAAGTAAAAAAAAGACTAAAGAAACAGCTTAAAACTAAAATCTAGGGACAACAGGGCTAGCCCCTTTGTCCCATGTTTTTTATTGTCTTATGAAATAATCTGTGACTATGTATGTGTGAGTCGATTATTGTAATGGCTTGAGGGACGGGGCGTCCCTCAAGAACAAGAGTATAAAGTACTGTTAAGCGAATAGCCAAAAGACGACCTTAGTCGCCTTTTTACAGGAAGGAGTGTAAAGCATGCAATTATTTAAAGGACATCAAAAAACATCATTTATTGATTATCCAGACAAAATATGTACAGTATTATTCGTAGGTGGATGTAATTTTCGCTGTCCCTATTGTCATAATGGAGAATTAGTGAATAATGAAGGAGAATTTATAGATGAAGAATATATATTTGACTTTCTTAATAAAAGACGTAAAATGTTAGATGGAGTATGTATTTCAGGGGGAGAGGCTACACTATATAATACTAAGCTATATGATTTTATAACTAGGGTTAAAAAGCTTGATTATTTAGTTAAACTTGATACAAATGGAACTAATCCTGAATTATTGAAGAACTTAATAGATAACAAGCTTATTGACTATGTAGCTATGGATATAAAAGCTCCCTTTGATAAATACGAAGATGTAGTTAATGTTAAAATAGATATTGAAAATATAAAGAAAAGTATAGATATTATTAGAAATTCAAATATAGACTATGAGTTTAGAACTACAGTGTGTAAAGAGTTATTAACAAAGGAAGATATTATTGAATTAGCGGAGAGTATTAAGGGAAGTAAAAGATACATTATGCAGAATTTTAAAGATGGAGAAACGGTATTAGCCGGAAAAGGAAAATTCACTTCATACAAAGGAAGTGAACTAAAAAATATAGAAGAGAGTATTAAAGGTTGGTTTGAAGAAGTTAAGATTAGAGGTTAGATTTTAGGAGGGGACTTAATGGAAAAGACTCAGGTTTCTTTAGTCGAATGTAGGGATTACAATTATGATTTAGTGAAAAAATCGGTAGTAAAGAGCTTTGAAAATTTAGGTGGAATAGAAAAATACATAAACAAAGGAGAAACTGTTTTACTTAAAATTAATTTATTGATGAAGAAAAGACCAGAAGAAGCTACTACAACCCATCCTGCTGTTGTTAAGGCATTAGCAGAAGTGATTATAGAGTATGGGGCAAATGTGCTTATAGGGGATAGTCCTGGAGGACCTTTTAATGAAAGGATGCTTAAAGGTATATACAAGGTTTGTGGAATGGAAAAAGTAGCAGAAGAAACAGGAGCAAATTTAAACTACAATACTAATGAGATGACAGTTAAAAATGATAAAGGTAAGATACTAAGGAATTTAACTGTAACAGAGATGTTAAAGGATGTAGATAAGGTCATTTCAGTATCGAAGCTAAAAACCCATGGAATGGCTACATTCACTGGAGCAGTAAAAAATATGTTCGGAATTATTCCTGGAGTATTGAAAGCTGAATATCATTTAAAAATGCCGGATATAAAGGATTTTTCTGACGTATTAGTAGATATATGTGAATACGCAAATCCTGTACTTTCCTTTATGGATGGAATAGTTGGTATGGAAGGTGAAGGTCCATCGGCAGGTGACCCAAGAGAAGTTGGAGTACTAATATCTTCTACTAGTCCCCATCATTTAGATGTGGTAGCAACATCAATTATTAACTTGAAACCTACTGATGTGCCTACTATACAGAGAAGTGTAGAAAGGGGACTTTGTAAAGGTAATTTAGATGACGTAAAACTAATTGGAGGAAGTATAGAAAAATTTAGAATAGAAGATTTTAAAGTACCTAAAACTAAGAGTATAGATTTTATCAGTGATATACTTCCAAAACCAGTTGTAAATATGTTAAATTCAATGCTAAGACCAAAACCTGTATTTAATTATAAAGATTGTGTAGGATGTGGAGATTGTGCTGCAAATTGTCCACCTAAGGTTATAGAGATGGTAAATAATAGACCTGTAGTTGATTTAGACGGATGTATAAGATGTTTCTGCTGTCAAGAGTTATGTCCTAAGGAGGCTGTGACTATCCGTAGACCGTTATTGATGAGGGTGTTGTCAAAGCTATAGATGTAGTAAGAGGTGTAAAAGATGAAAAGAAGATTAACAGATAAGATGAAAAACTATATAATCCTAGCAGATAACTTTTGTAATGATGGTAATATTGAAAAAGGAATTGAACTATATAAAAAAGCCCTTGAATTTAGTGTAAGTACCAAGGATTCAGTAGATATTCTATTTAATATAGCTTTATTAAGTGACCAATTAGGAAATAAAGAGGAAGCTATAAAAAGGTATAAGGAGATTTTAGACATAGCCCCTAACCAAGCCGGTGCTTATTATGGAATAGCTATAATATATGATGATATGAAAGAGAAGGATACAGCTCTAGATTATTATTTTAAAGCTATAAATCTAGACCCTCAGTATGATAGAGCTTACTTCTACATAGCCAATATATATGATGAAAAAGAAGATAAAGAAAAGGCTATAGAATATTATAAAAAAGTTATAGAACTTGTTCCTGATGACTACATAGCTTGTAATAATTTAGGCTCTATATATGAACAAATGGGTAAATATGAAGAAGCATTAGAAGTGATAGAGAAAAGTATTTCAATTAATCCAAACTACTATAAGTCCTTATTTAATATGGGAGTTGTATTAAAGAGACTAGGAAAACTTAAAGAAGCTGTTGAATACTATCAAAAATCTATAGAGGTAAATAGAAACTATCCTTATGCATATTTAAATAAGTCTGTTATATATATTGAACAAATGGACTATGAAACAGCAATAGATATACTTTCCGAGGGAATAAAATATAATCCAGATACTGGATTTCTTTACTACAATAGAGCTTGTTGCTATGCTAAATTAAATAAAAAAGAAGATGCAGTTAATGATTTAAATAAAGCGATAAAATTATATCCACGTTTTAGGGAATATATGAAAAAAGATGAGGACCTAAAGGAAATACAACTGAAAATTGATAATTAAAAGCGGCGAATTCTCGCCGTTTTTTTATGTATTTTTATTTAAAAATGGAAAATAATATATTTAGATTATAGATTAAGGATTAGAGTACAGAGTATTAGAGAATAGAGATAAGAGAATTGTGATAATGTCTATAATTTTTAGGAGTAAATAATAATTGTGTTTGGAGGCTTGGTTATGGGAAAGATAACAAAAACTATGGATGGAAATGAGGCTGCAGCTTATACATCTTATGCATTTACTGATGTAGCTGCAATATATCCGATTACACCTTCATCTCCAATGGCTGAAGCTGTTGATTTATGGTCAGCTCAAGGCAAAGAGAATTTATTTGGACAGCAAGTAAAGGTAGTTGAGATGCAATCAGAGGCAGGAGCTGCCGGAGCTGTACATGGTTCACTACAAGGCGGAGCTTTAACTACTACATACACTGCATCACAAGGATTATTACTTATGATACCTAATATGTATAAAATAGCAGGAGAACTATTACCAGGAGTATTTCATGTAAGCGCTAGAGCAATAGCAGCCCATGCACTATCAATATTTGGAGACCATCAAGATGTGATGGCTACAAGACAGACAGGATTTGCTCTACTTGCATCTGGTAGTGTGCAAGAAGTAATGGATTTAGGTGGTGTTGCACACCTTGCTTCAATAAAATCTAGAGTTCCATTTTTACATTTCTTTGATGGATTTAGAACGTCCCATGAAATTCAAAAGATAGAATTAATAGATTATGATGACTTTGAAAGATTATTAGATTTTGAATCAGTTGAAGAGTTTAGAAATAGGTCATTAAATCCTGAACGTCCAGTTGTAAGAGGAACAGCACAAAATCCAGATATTTATTTCCAAGGTAGAGAGTCATCAAATCCATATTATGAAAAAGTAGCTGATATAGTAGAAGACTATATGAAGGAAATAAGTAATATCACAGGAAGAGAATATCATCCATTTAACTATTATGGAGCAGAAGATGCTGAATATGTGATAGTAGCAATGGGTTCAGTTTGTGAAACAATAGAAGAAACAGTTGATTATCTACTGGATAAAGGAGAAAAGGTAGGGGTTATAAAGGTACACTTATACAGACCTTTTTCATCAAAATATTTCTTTAATGTATTACCTGATACAGTAAAAGCAATAGCTGTACTAGACAGAACTAAAGAAGCAGGGTCAATAGGTGAACCATTATACGAGGATGTAAGGTGCTTATTCTATGATAAAGAAAAGCAGCCAATTATAGTAGGGGGAAGATACGGATTAGGTTCAAAGGATACTACACCTGCACAAATTGTTGCTGTATTTAGAAATCTTCAAGAAACAAAGCCTAAAAATAATTTCACTATAGGTATAAAAGATGACTTAACAGATACATCACTTACAGTAGACGAAAAAATTGATACTACCCCTGAAGGAACTATTCAGTGTAAATTATGGGGACTAGGCTCTGATGGTACAGTAGGAGCAAATAAAATGGCTATTAAGATTATAGGGGATAAAACTGACCTTTATGCTCAAGGATATTTTTCCTATGATAGTAAAAAGTCAGGGGGAACAACTATATCTCACTTGAGATTTGGTAAAAATCCTATAAAATCAACATATTTAGTACATGATGCCGATTATGTGGCATGTCATAACAAATCCTATGTAAATCATCACGACTTACTTGAAGGATTAAAGGAAAATGGAACCTTTGTACTTAATTGTCCATGGAATGCTGAAGAATTATCACAGAACTTACCACCGTCATTAAAAAGAGGATTGGCCGAAAAAAATGCTAAATTTTACGTTATAGACGCTATAGGTATTGCTCAAGATATAGGATTAGGTGGCAGAATAAACATGGTTATGCAAACTGTATTCTTTAAGCTAACAAATGTAATACCTATTGAAGATGCCGTTAAGTATTTAGAAGAATCTATTGAGAAGACCTATGGAAGAAAGGGTAAAAAAATAGTTGAGATGAACAAAGAGGCTGTACGTAGAGCATTAGATGGACTAGTAAAAGTAGAAGTTCCAAAGGAATGGCTAAATGCACAGGATGATGAGGTATCAGAACCTGAAGAACCAGACTTTGTAAAAAATATACAAAGGCCTATGGAAAGCTTTAAAGGTGATGAATTACCAGTAAGTACTTTTAAAGATATGGCCGATGGAACATTCCCGTTAGGCACAACCGCATACGAAAAACGTGGAATCGCAGTAATGATACCTCAATGGCAGACAGACAAATGTATTCAATGTAATCAATGTGCATTAATATGTTCTCATGCAGTTATAAGACCTATGTTATTAAATGAGGAAGAAAAGAGAAATGCACCATCAACCTTTGAAACAAAAGAGGCAATAGGAAAAGGATTAGAAGGACTAGAATATAGGATACAAATAAGTCCTTTGGATTGTACAGGATGTGGTAACTGTGCAGATATTTGTCCAGCTCCAGGAAAGGCATTAGTGATGGTAGATGCTGAAGAGGAAACTAATAGACAGTTAGAAAATTGGGAATATGCAATAAATGAAGTAGATATAAAAGACAATTTAGTAAATAAGATGACAGTCAAAGGAAGTCAGTTTGCAAAACCATTATTTGAATTTTCAGGAGCATGTGCAGGTTGTGGTGAGACACCTTATTTAAAACTAGTAACACAATTATACGGTGATAGAATGATGATAGCCAACGCTACAGGTTGTTCATCGATATGGGGAGCTAGTGCACCATCTATTCCATTTACGACAGACTCTAAAGGCAAT comes from Caldisalinibacter kiritimatiensis and encodes:
- a CDS encoding ribonucleoside triphosphate reductase, with the protein product MITRVQKRNGDIVDFDVNKIEEAIFAAARAVGGDDRQEAKRLAEMAENILKETHGVGIPTVEDIQDVVEKVLIEEGHAKTAKAYILYRQKHEELRHAKNLFMDAEKMIDEYVSLEDWRINENANMGFSLQGLNNHIVESITKKYWLNKIYRKELRDAHINGDLHIHDLGLLAPYCCGWDLEALLYKGFKGASGKIESRPPKHLQSFLGQIVNWLYTLQGEAAGAQAVSSLDTYAAPFIYYDGLTYEEVKKIVQSFVYNLNIPTRVGFQTPFTNITLDITPHPMLKNMNAIIGGKLMDKTYGEFQKEMDMFNKAFCEVMMEGDGAGRSFSFPIPTINITNDFPWDSEVADSIMEMTRKFGTPYFANFVNSDLNPEDVRSMCCRLRLDNRELRRRGGGLFGANPLTGSINVVTLNMARIGYLAKSVEDFKRRVRELMELAKEICETKRKVLESYMEAGLYPYSKFYLQGVKEAEGEYYKNHFSTIGLNGMNEACLNLLGKDITTEEGNEFAIEIMEFMNRVIRIFQEETGSLWNLEASPAEGASYRFARLDKRMYPKIITQGDEEPYYTNSTQLPVNHTKDVFEAVELQDKLQSLYTGGTVFHGFIGEEIDSVETVKLLIKRVFENTTLPYFTLTPTYSICPDHGYLKGEQFTCPECGKQTEVWTRVVGFHRPVQSWNKGKKEEFKDRLEFDVDHSLSKKKTKETA
- a CDS encoding DUF362 domain-containing protein, giving the protein MEKTQVSLVECRDYNYDLVKKSVVKSFENLGGIEKYINKGETVLLKINLLMKKRPEEATTTHPAVVKALAEVIIEYGANVLIGDSPGGPFNERMLKGIYKVCGMEKVAEETGANLNYNTNEMTVKNDKGKILRNLTVTEMLKDVDKVISVSKLKTHGMATFTGAVKNMFGIIPGVLKAEYHLKMPDIKDFSDVLVDICEYANPVLSFMDGIVGMEGEGPSAGDPREVGVLISSTSPHHLDVVATSIINLKPTDVPTIQRSVERGLCKGNLDDVKLIGGSIEKFRIEDFKVPKTKSIDFISDILPKPVVNMLNSMLRPKPVFNYKDCVGCGDCAANCPPKVIEMVNNRPVVDLDGCIRCFCCQELCPKEAVTIRRPLLMRVLSKL
- a CDS encoding tetratricopeptide repeat protein, producing the protein MKRRLTDKMKNYIILADNFCNDGNIEKGIELYKKALEFSVSTKDSVDILFNIALLSDQLGNKEEAIKRYKEILDIAPNQAGAYYGIAIIYDDMKEKDTALDYYFKAINLDPQYDRAYFYIANIYDEKEDKEKAIEYYKKVIELVPDDYIACNNLGSIYEQMGKYEEALEVIEKSISINPNYYKSLFNMGVVLKRLGKLKEAVEYYQKSIEVNRNYPYAYLNKSVIYIEQMDYETAIDILSEGIKYNPDTGFLYYNRACCYAKLNKKEDAVNDLNKAIKLYPRFREYMKKDEDLKEIQLKIDN
- the nifJ gene encoding pyruvate:ferredoxin (flavodoxin) oxidoreductase — encoded protein: MGKITKTMDGNEAAAYTSYAFTDVAAIYPITPSSPMAEAVDLWSAQGKENLFGQQVKVVEMQSEAGAAGAVHGSLQGGALTTTYTASQGLLLMIPNMYKIAGELLPGVFHVSARAIAAHALSIFGDHQDVMATRQTGFALLASGSVQEVMDLGGVAHLASIKSRVPFLHFFDGFRTSHEIQKIELIDYDDFERLLDFESVEEFRNRSLNPERPVVRGTAQNPDIYFQGRESSNPYYEKVADIVEDYMKEISNITGREYHPFNYYGAEDAEYVIVAMGSVCETIEETVDYLLDKGEKVGVIKVHLYRPFSSKYFFNVLPDTVKAIAVLDRTKEAGSIGEPLYEDVRCLFYDKEKQPIIVGGRYGLGSKDTTPAQIVAVFRNLQETKPKNNFTIGIKDDLTDTSLTVDEKIDTTPEGTIQCKLWGLGSDGTVGANKMAIKIIGDKTDLYAQGYFSYDSKKSGGTTISHLRFGKNPIKSTYLVHDADYVACHNKSYVNHHDLLEGLKENGTFVLNCPWNAEELSQNLPPSLKRGLAEKNAKFYVIDAIGIAQDIGLGGRINMVMQTVFFKLTNVIPIEDAVKYLEESIEKTYGRKGKKIVEMNKEAVRRALDGLVKVEVPKEWLNAQDDEVSEPEEPDFVKNIQRPMESFKGDELPVSTFKDMADGTFPLGTTAYEKRGIAVMIPQWQTDKCIQCNQCALICSHAVIRPMLLNEEEKRNAPSTFETKEAIGKGLEGLEYRIQISPLDCTGCGNCADICPAPGKALVMVDAEEETNRQLENWEYAINEVDIKDNLVNKMTVKGSQFAKPLFEFSGACAGCGETPYLKLVTQLYGDRMMIANATGCSSIWGASAPSIPFTTDSKGNGPAWANSLFEDNAEYGYGMYLAVSHIRERLAQLMEKGIESDLDGECKVAFTQWLSSMYDGEGSKKATKNLLSVIDNDKYKSNEIIQEILSKKDFLVKKSQWIVGGDGWAYDIGFGGLDHVLASGEDVNVLVFDTEVYSNTGGQASKATPTAAAAKFAASGKKIRKKDLGLIAMSYGYVYVAQVSMGANMNQTLKAIKEAEEYKGPSLIICYAPCINHGIKSGMGTSINREKEAVESGYWHLYRYNPELKEQGKNPFILDSKEPTKSFRDYIMGEIRFSQVQNTFPEHAEDLYSEAEKAAKERYDTYKRLASLKY
- a CDS encoding anaerobic ribonucleoside-triphosphate reductase activating protein; the encoded protein is MQLFKGHQKTSFIDYPDKICTVLFVGGCNFRCPYCHNGELVNNEGEFIDEEYIFDFLNKRRKMLDGVCISGGEATLYNTKLYDFITRVKKLDYLVKLDTNGTNPELLKNLIDNKLIDYVAMDIKAPFDKYEDVVNVKIDIENIKKSIDIIRNSNIDYEFRTTVCKELLTKEDIIELAESIKGSKRYIMQNFKDGETVLAGKGKFTSYKGSELKNIEESIKGWFEEVKIRG
- a CDS encoding efflux RND transporter periplasmic adaptor subunit, with protein sequence MKIVKFILIGIIVIIIAGAGLYVGINKKEVGAPTYTVSKGEIEKYVEETATVKSDNQRKIYSKGSAEILELSVEVGDKVNEGDVIARLDTENIELQIKTLEAKLKALQATYREAVKLPEEELINKAEANVRSAKIAVDEAKRNAEKSEKLYKEGAISSDEYQRALDNLKIQQESLTIAENELQALKKGPSDNIRKQYQAQIEELKYQLNQLKKTKQDYLIKSPVDGVVLERFVEVGGFVQPGMAIVEVGNIDKLYVETDILVSEIGDVKVGDLSFVYSEDLSLQNLKGKVRKIYPKAFSKLSDLGIEQKRVKVEIDLEESTEKLRVGYEVDVKIITDKKEDVIVIPDTAVVEFEDGKYVNVVKNDTTEQRKIEVGIEGEDKVEVIAGLKEGEEIIIK